One genomic segment of Micromonospora sp. WMMC415 includes these proteins:
- a CDS encoding non-ribosomal peptide synthetase: MTSGVGADRPALPGAAAVPAPRSRLESMSPAKRALFEKRLGGLRARPTDGIVPVPREGDLAVSPAQRRLWFMDQLAPGTVMFNVPTALRLTGPVRLDVLTDAVRSLLGRHEALRTVFASHEGTPVQRIRPDVEVDLTPRGLPAGDDTALAAALHAEATRPFSLAEGPLARAALFRRAAEDHVLLLTLHHSVCDGWSVSILLDELLEFYRAGAEGRAPDLAPLTLQYADYAAWETRPERAVDLAASLDYWKRTLGGAVPVIDLPLDRPRPAVQTFRGARHRFTLPDGVWPAVNRIAREERATPFMVLLAGFAALMSRYAAQDEVSVLTPVANRPRVELETMVGFFANSVVLRVDTSGAPTFRDLVGRVRDLAQEGMAHGEAPFDSVVEAVDPERSLAHTPLAQVMFALVPDPALETDVAGVHVTALDHHLPISKYDLTVELWPDADGRLQGVVEYATDILDESTVARTATHLGTLLTSLTAAPDAPAALARLLSDDELHAAVVEWNRTDAPLLGDVRAHELFTRQAARTPDAPALVAGARTVTFAELDRRSDALAARLRRHGVGPETRVGLFLDRGADLVTAVLATLKAGGAYVPLDVTEPAQRVGFMLADADVRVVVTSGARAGVLPPTDAAVLLAADDDADAGTGDLPPAVRPHPDSACYIIYTSGSTGRPKGVVVTHRGLANYLAWSLRAYRVADGGGAPLVSPLRFDLSVTTLFCPLLAGRPVVLVADGAELETLTGLLGADLDLGLVKLTPAHLEALDRAIPPATIEADGYLVVGGESLHGATVAAWRRRAPGLRVVNEYGPTETVVGCCVHEVDDRTDLSGVVPIGRPIANTRLYVLDANLTPVPPGTVGELYVAGAGVARGYHGRPDLTAERFLPDPYAATPGARMYRTGDLVRLRPDGELDCLGRVDTQVKIRGYRVELEEIEAALTRLPQVREAVVLLRGDRPGEDRLVAYVTAEGPAGAGDPRDALRADLPEYMVPDVVVALDALPLAANGKVDRRALPAPTPQEATPTREAPATPLETVIAQVWADVLGLPVESIGRDSNFLDLGGHSLLAVQAMARLRKTLDIELPLPVFLEATSLADLAVRIGALGGKAPRPGLTSMPRTGPVPLSYAQGRLYFLNRLAEDSAFYNVPIALRFDGDLRADALRDAFAGLWARHEGLRTVFPSVDGEPVQEILPVQAVAYAEVDVSGDPDPERRLDALFTAEARTAFDLARGPLLRGTLVRLRPDSHVLLMTLHHTVSDGWSLGIVLDDLVTLYRAYAQGQPSPLPELPYSYVDYTLWQRSWLTGAELDAQLDWWKRQLADVPTLDLPTDRPRPPVQTFRGARHDVRWSADLSRGVAELARREGVSLFMALLAGFDVLMARLSGQRDVTVGTPIANRTSTELENLVGFFANTLALRVDLSGDPTFTEVLRRVREAAHGAYAHQDVPFEMVVDAVAPTRSLSHSPLFQVRFALQNAPGGMPDPGPGLTLTSIDNEQCTARFDLLVDLWETGDGIEGHAEYSTDLFDAGTVAAMMSRLEALLERLVRAPDQPVFDVDVLLPGERERLDALAHGPALPAGAAGRTLTRRVAEQAARRPDAPAVTGGGTTLTYAELHERAGDLARVLAARGVGPETMVALHLDRGVDVVVAALAVLEAGGAYLPLDPAYPAERLAAIVADARPALTLTTRALAGATPQGAGELLTLEDAPTLPGDRPAPAVRPDHPAYVVFTSGTKGLPKGVVVTHGALAAYLHALPAALALPAEPVVLHTASFAFSSSVRQYAVPLALGGHVVVADREQLADPHALLGYAAAHGVQVLDLVPSYLRVVQPALARRDGWRPRVVLTASEPLRYDLPEASRSAPGEAPRLVNMYGQTETTGIVAAAEVGADREGRRAVVPLGRPIPGTWVYVVDEELRPVPTGLPGEIVVGGSGLARGYLGDPALTAERFVADPFGPPGSRLYRTGDRGRYLPGGTVEFLGRIGDQVKIRGHRVEPDEVASVLSGVDGVGECVVLCDDDGADDRRLLAYAAPLAGGSLSADGLRVALREKLPDYMVPTVTVVDALPRLPNGKVDRAALVAGATVTVGAATGDGSPRGRVEEVLAGIWREVLRLPSVGVEDDFFALGGDSLHVIRVVDRARKAGVVVTPAQFIAHPTIAGLASVATEAAAGGDRRDDPGAVALVPSHLAFHERNFTDPHLYTHIFMFEAARPLDPALVEQAVASVVAHHDSLRISFPTEGGRLAVRVNEPYQPTPFTNVDLSALDPADQEVAFQRLDRSLHRRLDLARGPLLHVALVRFGPHRPDALVVIVHHQLMDNSSWDVLMEDVRTAYTALEAGREPVLPPPTASFAAWARNLDTLARSSELAEDIAYWTALAKEPIPAWPLDHEGGDDCMSSEETVVVGLDAEETAALRRLLPREYGLSLNDGLLAATLQGFTDWSGQSSLLVDLVARGREMGGDDLDLSRAIGRFSMTSPRLVRRPEKPGPRALLESVREQISVVPRRGLGYGLLRHIDAHPGVAEALAPLGKPHILLNNWGEFTHEPEESPLLGPPDEDVWPAPRLQRMHQLQVFARFGDGELRLHFKYSRNLNDRESIARLAALVQDALRSFVRPDGD, from the coding sequence TGCTCGGCCGGCACGAGGCGCTCCGCACCGTGTTCGCCTCGCACGAGGGCACGCCGGTGCAGCGGATCCGGCCCGACGTCGAGGTCGACCTCACACCCCGGGGGCTGCCCGCCGGCGACGACACCGCCCTGGCCGCCGCCCTGCACGCCGAGGCGACCCGCCCCTTCTCGCTCGCCGAGGGCCCGCTCGCCCGCGCGGCCCTGTTCCGCCGGGCCGCCGAGGACCACGTGCTCCTGCTGACCCTGCACCACAGCGTGTGCGACGGCTGGTCGGTGAGCATCCTCCTGGACGAGCTGCTGGAGTTCTACCGCGCCGGCGCCGAGGGCCGGGCACCCGACCTCGCGCCGCTCACCCTCCAGTACGCGGACTACGCGGCCTGGGAGACCCGGCCCGAGCGGGCCGTCGACCTCGCCGCGAGCCTCGACTACTGGAAGCGCACCCTCGGCGGGGCCGTCCCCGTCATCGACCTGCCGCTGGACCGCCCGCGCCCGGCCGTGCAGACCTTCCGGGGCGCGCGGCACCGGTTCACCCTTCCCGACGGCGTCTGGCCGGCCGTGAACCGGATCGCGCGGGAGGAGCGGGCCACGCCGTTCATGGTGCTGCTCGCCGGCTTCGCGGCGCTGATGTCGCGGTACGCGGCCCAGGACGAGGTCTCCGTGCTCACCCCGGTGGCGAACCGGCCCCGCGTCGAGCTGGAGACGATGGTCGGCTTCTTCGCCAACTCGGTCGTCCTGCGGGTCGACACGTCCGGCGCCCCCACCTTCCGTGACCTCGTCGGGCGGGTCCGGGACCTCGCGCAGGAGGGCATGGCGCACGGTGAGGCGCCCTTCGACAGCGTGGTGGAGGCGGTCGACCCGGAGCGCAGCCTCGCCCACACACCGCTCGCGCAGGTCATGTTCGCGCTCGTGCCGGACCCGGCACTGGAGACCGACGTGGCGGGCGTACACGTCACCGCCCTCGACCACCACCTGCCGATCAGCAAGTACGACCTCACCGTGGAGCTGTGGCCGGACGCCGACGGCCGGTTGCAGGGCGTCGTCGAGTACGCCACCGACATCCTCGACGAGTCCACCGTGGCGCGCACCGCCACCCACCTGGGCACCCTGCTCACCAGCCTGACCGCCGCGCCGGACGCGCCGGCCGCCCTCGCCCGCCTGCTCTCCGACGACGAGTTGCACGCCGCCGTCGTCGAGTGGAACCGCACCGACGCCCCGCTCCTCGGCGACGTCCGGGCGCACGAGCTGTTCACCCGCCAGGCCGCCCGTACGCCGGACGCGCCGGCGCTGGTGGCCGGCGCGCGGACGGTGACCTTCGCCGAGTTGGACCGGCGGTCCGACGCCCTCGCCGCCCGGCTGCGCCGGCACGGCGTCGGCCCGGAGACCCGGGTCGGCCTCTTCCTGGACCGGGGCGCCGACCTCGTCACCGCCGTGCTCGCCACGCTCAAGGCGGGCGGTGCGTACGTGCCGCTGGACGTGACCGAACCGGCGCAGCGGGTGGGCTTCATGCTGGCCGACGCGGACGTGCGGGTGGTGGTCACCAGCGGAGCCCGGGCCGGCGTGCTGCCACCGACCGACGCCGCGGTGCTGCTCGCCGCCGACGACGACGCCGACGCGGGCACCGGCGACCTGCCGCCGGCGGTGCGCCCGCACCCGGACAGCGCCTGCTACATCATCTACACCTCGGGCTCGACCGGGCGGCCCAAGGGCGTCGTGGTCACCCACCGCGGGCTCGCCAACTACCTGGCCTGGAGCCTGCGCGCGTACCGGGTCGCCGACGGCGGGGGCGCACCCCTGGTGTCGCCGCTGCGGTTCGACCTGTCGGTGACGACGCTGTTCTGCCCGCTGCTGGCGGGCCGGCCGGTGGTGCTCGTCGCCGACGGCGCCGAACTGGAGACGCTGACCGGGCTGCTCGGCGCCGACCTCGACCTCGGTCTGGTCAAGCTCACGCCCGCGCACCTGGAGGCGCTGGACCGGGCGATCCCGCCGGCCACGATCGAGGCCGACGGCTACCTCGTCGTCGGCGGCGAGTCGCTGCACGGCGCCACCGTCGCCGCGTGGCGCCGCCGGGCACCCGGGCTGCGGGTGGTCAACGAGTACGGCCCGACCGAGACCGTGGTCGGCTGCTGCGTGCACGAGGTCGACGACCGCACCGACCTGTCCGGTGTGGTGCCGATCGGCCGGCCGATCGCCAACACCCGCCTCTACGTGCTCGACGCGAACCTGACGCCGGTGCCGCCCGGCACCGTCGGGGAGCTGTACGTGGCCGGCGCCGGCGTCGCCCGCGGCTACCACGGCCGCCCCGACCTGACCGCCGAGCGCTTCCTGCCCGACCCGTACGCGGCGACGCCGGGCGCGCGCATGTACCGCACCGGCGACCTCGTGCGGCTGCGCCCCGACGGCGAACTGGACTGCCTCGGCCGGGTCGACACCCAGGTGAAGATCCGGGGGTACCGGGTCGAGCTGGAGGAGATCGAGGCCGCGCTGACCCGGCTCCCGCAGGTCCGGGAGGCCGTCGTGCTGCTCCGCGGCGACCGCCCGGGGGAGGACCGGCTCGTCGCGTACGTCACCGCGGAGGGCCCGGCCGGGGCGGGCGACCCGCGCGACGCCCTGCGGGCCGACCTGCCCGAGTACATGGTGCCGGACGTGGTGGTCGCGCTGGACGCGCTGCCGCTGGCCGCCAACGGCAAGGTGGACCGGCGCGCCCTGCCCGCGCCGACCCCGCAGGAGGCGACGCCGACCCGGGAGGCGCCGGCGACCCCGCTGGAGACGGTCATCGCGCAGGTCTGGGCGGACGTGCTGGGTCTGCCGGTCGAATCGATCGGCCGCGACTCGAACTTCCTCGACCTCGGCGGCCACTCCCTGCTCGCCGTGCAGGCCATGGCCCGGCTGCGCAAGACGCTCGACATCGAGCTGCCGCTGCCGGTGTTCCTGGAGGCCACGTCGCTGGCCGACCTGGCCGTCCGGATCGGGGCGCTGGGCGGCAAGGCGCCCCGACCGGGCCTGACGTCCATGCCGCGCACCGGGCCGGTGCCGCTGTCGTACGCGCAGGGGCGGCTGTACTTCCTCAACCGGCTCGCCGAGGACAGCGCCTTCTACAACGTGCCCATCGCGCTGCGCTTCGACGGGGACCTGCGGGCGGACGCGCTCCGCGACGCCTTCGCCGGCCTGTGGGCCCGGCACGAGGGTCTGCGGACCGTCTTCCCGTCCGTCGACGGGGAGCCGGTGCAGGAGATCCTGCCCGTCCAGGCGGTGGCGTACGCCGAGGTGGACGTCTCCGGCGACCCGGACCCGGAGCGGCGGCTCGACGCGCTGTTCACCGCCGAGGCGCGGACGGCGTTCGACCTGGCCCGGGGGCCGCTGCTGCGCGGCACGCTGGTGCGGCTGCGCCCCGACTCGCACGTCCTGCTGATGACGCTGCACCACACCGTCTCCGACGGCTGGTCGCTGGGCATCGTGCTGGACGACCTGGTGACGCTCTACCGGGCGTACGCGCAGGGGCAGCCGTCGCCGCTGCCGGAGCTGCCGTACTCCTACGTGGACTACACCCTCTGGCAGCGGTCCTGGCTGACCGGGGCGGAGCTCGACGCGCAGCTCGACTGGTGGAAGCGGCAGCTGGCCGACGTGCCGACGCTGGACCTGCCGACCGACCGGCCCCGGCCGCCGGTGCAGACCTTCCGGGGCGCGCGCCACGACGTCCGCTGGTCCGCCGACCTGTCCCGCGGCGTGGCCGAGCTGGCCCGCCGCGAGGGCGTCTCCCTGTTCATGGCGCTGCTCGCCGGCTTCGACGTGCTGATGGCCCGGCTCAGCGGCCAGCGGGACGTCACCGTGGGCACGCCGATCGCCAACCGCACCAGCACCGAGCTGGAGAACCTGGTCGGCTTCTTCGCCAACACCCTGGCGCTGCGTGTCGACCTGTCCGGCGACCCCACCTTCACCGAGGTGCTGCGGCGGGTCCGCGAGGCGGCGCACGGCGCGTACGCGCACCAGGACGTCCCCTTCGAGATGGTGGTCGACGCGGTGGCACCCACCCGCAGCCTCAGTCACTCGCCGCTGTTCCAGGTGCGCTTCGCGCTCCAGAACGCACCCGGCGGGATGCCCGACCCGGGCCCCGGCCTCACCCTCACGTCGATCGACAACGAGCAGTGCACGGCCCGCTTCGACCTGCTCGTCGACCTGTGGGAGACCGGCGACGGCATCGAGGGGCACGCCGAGTACAGCACCGACCTGTTCGACGCGGGCACGGTCGCGGCGATGATGAGCCGGCTGGAGGCGCTCCTGGAGCGCCTGGTCCGGGCCCCGGACCAGCCGGTCTTCGACGTCGACGTCCTCCTGCCCGGCGAGCGGGAGCGCCTGGACGCGCTCGCCCACGGGCCGGCGCTGCCCGCCGGGGCGGCCGGGCGGACGCTGACCCGCCGCGTCGCGGAGCAGGCGGCCCGGCGGCCGGACGCCCCGGCCGTCACCGGCGGCGGGACCACCCTGACGTACGCGGAGCTGCACGAGCGGGCCGGCGACCTGGCCCGCGTGCTGGCCGCCCGGGGCGTCGGCCCGGAGACCATGGTCGCCCTGCACCTGGACCGGGGCGTCGACGTGGTGGTCGCCGCCCTCGCCGTGCTGGAGGCGGGTGGGGCGTACCTGCCGCTCGACCCGGCGTACCCGGCGGAGCGGCTGGCCGCGATCGTCGCCGACGCCCGGCCGGCGCTCACCCTCACCACGCGTGCGCTGGCCGGCGCCACCCCGCAGGGCGCGGGTGAGCTGCTGACGCTCGAGGACGCACCCACGCTGCCCGGTGACCGTCCGGCACCGGCGGTGCGCCCCGACCACCCCGCGTACGTCGTGTTCACCTCCGGCACGAAGGGCCTGCCGAAGGGCGTCGTCGTCACCCACGGCGCGCTCGCCGCGTACCTGCACGCGCTGCCCGCCGCGCTGGCCCTGCCGGCCGAGCCGGTCGTGCTGCACACCGCGTCGTTCGCGTTCTCCTCGTCGGTGCGCCAGTACGCCGTGCCGCTCGCCCTCGGCGGTCACGTCGTCGTCGCCGACCGGGAGCAGCTCGCCGACCCGCACGCCCTGCTCGGCTACGCCGCCGCGCACGGCGTCCAGGTGCTGGACCTCGTCCCGTCGTACCTGCGGGTGGTCCAGCCGGCCCTGGCCCGCCGGGACGGGTGGCGACCGCGGGTCGTGCTCACCGCCAGCGAGCCGCTGCGCTACGACCTGCCGGAGGCGAGCCGCAGCGCGCCCGGGGAGGCGCCGCGGCTGGTCAACATGTACGGCCAGACCGAGACCACCGGCATCGTCGCCGCCGCCGAGGTGGGCGCCGACCGGGAGGGGCGCCGTGCGGTGGTGCCGCTCGGCCGGCCGATCCCCGGCACGTGGGTGTACGTCGTGGACGAGGAACTGCGTCCGGTCCCGACCGGCCTGCCCGGCGAGATCGTCGTCGGCGGCTCCGGTCTCGCCCGGGGCTACCTGGGCGACCCCGCCCTGACCGCCGAGCGGTTCGTCGCCGATCCGTTCGGGCCGCCCGGCAGCCGGCTCTACCGCACCGGCGACCGGGGCCGATACCTGCCCGGCGGCACGGTCGAGTTCCTCGGCCGCATCGGCGACCAGGTCAAGATCCGTGGTCACCGGGTCGAGCCCGACGAGGTCGCGTCGGTGCTGTCCGGCGTGGACGGCGTCGGCGAGTGCGTGGTGCTGTGCGACGACGACGGCGCGGACGACCGGCGGCTCCTCGCGTACGCGGCGCCGCTCGCCGGCGGAAGCCTCTCGGCGGACGGCCTGCGCGTCGCCCTGCGCGAGAAGCTGCCCGACTACATGGTGCCGACGGTCACGGTGGTCGACGCGCTGCCGCGGCTGCCCAACGGCAAGGTCGACCGGGCCGCGCTGGTCGCCGGCGCGACCGTCACGGTCGGTGCCGCCACCGGGGACGGAAGTCCCCGGGGCCGGGTCGAGGAGGTGCTGGCCGGGATCTGGCGGGAGGTGCTGCGGCTGCCGTCGGTGGGTGTGGAGGACGACTTCTTCGCCCTGGGTGGGGATTCGCTGCACGTGATCCGGGTGGTGGACCGGGCGCGCAAGGCGGGGGTGGTCGTGACGCCGGCGCAGTTCATCGCCCATCCGACGATCGCGGGCCTGGCGTCGGTGGCCACCGAGGCGGCCGCCGGCGGGGACCGCCGCGACGACCCGGGCGCGGTGGCGCTGGTGCCCTCGCACCTCGCGTTCCACGAGCGGAACTTCACCGACCCGCACCTCTACACGCACATCTTCATGTTCGAGGCGGCCCGGCCGCTGGACCCGGCCCTCGTCGAGCAGGCGGTGGCCAGCGTGGTGGCGCACCACGACTCGCTGCGGATCAGCTTCCCGACCGAGGGCGGCCGGCTGGCCGTCCGGGTCAACGAGCCGTACCAGCCGACGCCGTTCACGAACGTCGACCTGTCCGCCCTCGACCCGGCCGACCAGGAGGTCGCCTTCCAACGGCTGGACCGGTCGCTGCACCGCAGGCTCGACCTGGCGCGCGGGCCGCTGCTGCACGTCGCGCTGGTCCGGTTCGGGCCCCACCGGCCGGACGCGCTCGTCGTGATCGTCCACCACCAGCTCATGGACAACAGTTCGTGGGACGTGCTGATGGAGGACGTGCGGACCGCGTACACGGCCCTCGAAGCCGGCCGGGAGCCGGTGCTACCGCCGCCGACGGCGTCGTTCGCCGCGTGGGCGCGCAACCTCGACACGCTCGCCCGCTCGTCCGAGCTGGCGGAGGACATCGCGTACTGGACGGCGCTCGCCAAGGAGCCGATCCCCGCCTGGCCGCTGGACCACGAGGGCGGCGACGACTGCATGTCGTCGGAGGAGACCGTCGTGGTCGGCCTGGACGCCGAGGAGACGGCGGCGCTGCGCCGGCTGCTGCCGCGGGAGTACGGGCTGAGCCTCAACGACGGCCTGCTCGCCGCCACCCTCCAGGGCTTCACCGACTGGTCCGGCCAGTCGTCCCTGCTGGTGGACCTGGTCGCCCGCGGCCGCGAGATGGGCGGCGACGACCTGGACCTGTCCCGCGCCATCGGCCGGTTCTCGATGACCTCGCCCCGCCTGGTGCGCCGGCCGGAGAAGCCCGGACCTCGGGCGCTGCTGGAGTCGGTCCGCGAGCAGATCAGCGTGGTGCCCCGGCGCGGGCTCGGCTACGGCCTGCTGCGCCACATCGACGCGCACCCGGGCGTGGCGGAGGCGCTGGCCCCGCTCGGCAAGCCGCACATCCTGCTGAACAACTGGGGCGAGTTCACCCACGAGCCTGAGGAGTCGCCGCTGCTCGGGCCGCCCGACGAGGACGTCTGGCCGGCGCCGCGCCTGCAGCGGATGCACCAGCTCCAGGTCTTCGCCCGGTTCGGCGACGGCGAGCTGCGCCTCCACTTCAAGTACAGCCGCAACCTCAACGACCGCGAGAGCATCGCGCGCCTCGCGGCCCTCGTGCAGGACGCCCTCCGGTCGTTCGTCCGGCCGGACGGCGACTGA